A segment of the Vallitalea okinawensis genome:
TTTAAGACCTATGGCTGATAAAGAAGGTTATAAAAGCTTTGTTATTCCAGCAGGTGTAGGTGGTCGTTTCTCAGAGCTAACACCAGTAGGGTTATTGCCTGCAGCTATGGCAGGGATTGATATTGAAGAATTACTTGCTGGAGCAGCTTATATGGATGAGTTATGTAAAATCGAAGATACATTTAAAAATCCAGGTTCTATGTATGGTATTTTAAGCTATCTAGCAATGGAACAAGATAAAAACATTCAAGTTATGATGCCTTATGCAGATTCCTTGAAGTATATTGCAGATTGGTTTGCACAATTATGGGCAGAAAGTTTAGGTAAAAAGTTTAATAATAATGGTGATGCAGTTAATGTAGGGCAAACACCTGTTAAAGCATTAGGTGCAACTGATCAGCATTCACAAGTTCAATTATATGCTGAAGGTCCTTTTGATAAGATGACTGTATTCATTGGAGTAGATGAATACAATAAATCATTACGTATACCTAAGGTGTATGGTGATATACCAAGTTTAGGTTTTCTTGGTGGTACTACTCAAGACCAATTAATTAAGACTGAACAAATGGCAACAGAATATGCTCTTATGAAACAAGGTAAAATGAATATGACATTAACACTGCCAAAGGTAAATGAATTTACATTAGGTCAGCTATTATATTTGTTTGAAGTTACAACAGCTTTCGCTGGTGAGTTAATGGACATCAATGCATTTGATCAACCAGGTGTTGAAGAAGGTAAGAATGCAACTTATGCTATGTTTGGACGTCCAGGCTATGAAGATAAGAAGGCAGAACTTGATGCTCGTCCAGAGAAAAATAGCAAATTTATGATGTAGGGTCAAATTTTGATTTACACTTATCTGTATTTTGATCCTGTAATTGCAAAAAACGATATTGTGAATTAAGAGTTTTAGTTTTAGTACCTAATGTTATAAAGAATCACTGTAGTAGCTAAGTAGGTTAGGGTATGATGATATACCTTTTGTAGAAAGAAAACTGACGGTAGTAGATTGGTAGCATGGTTAGAATAATAAAATATATAGCCTCTGTTACCCTTAGGTAATAGAGGCTTTTTACTACCCTCATCACATTGCAGATTTGAGAACATATAGCTGACATAATGAGGAGGACACAAAATGAGTAAAAGAGATAAATTTACATCTAAGATAGGTATTATAGCCGCTGTAGCTGGGTCGGCCATCGGATTAGGAAACATATGGCGTTTTCCATATATCACAGGCAAGTATGGTGGAGCAAGTTTTTTAATTGTATATCTTATCTGTATCATGCTGGTTGGCTTACCGGTTATGTTATCTGAATTTATTATCGGTAGACATACAGGAAAGAATACAGTTGGAGCTTTTAAAGAGCTAGCCCCGGGAAGACCATGGTTTTTAAGCGGCTGGTTAGGGTTATTTGCTTCTGTTATAACACTAGGATTTTATAGTGTTGTAGCAGGTTGGGGTGTTAAATATATTATAATGTCCCTCTTTAATAACTTCTCAGGAAAAGATATAAGTAATCTTGGAATAGCATTTGACGATTTTGTCACCAGCGGGCTAGATCCAGTATTTTGGCAGCTTCTATTTATACTCTTTACAGGAGCCATAGTTGTTTTAGGTGTGAAGAACGGTATTGAGAAATTCTCCAAGATATTGATGCCCATTTTTTTTATATTGCTATGTATTTTAGTTGTTAATGCATTTACGTTAGAAGGTGCTAAAGAAGGACTTGCTTTCCTATTCAAACCTGATTTTAATCAATTGACTATGGAAGCAATTTTCGTAGCTTTAGGGCATTCCTTTTTTACTCTTAGTTTAGGTATGGGAACTATGATTACCTATGGTTCATATATTTCTAAGGAAGAAGATTTAACAAAAACTGCGCTGCAAGTTATTGTTGCTGATACCGGAGTAGCTATCTTAGCAGGAGTAGCCATTTTTCCAGCAGTATTTACTTTTGGTATTGATCCAGGTGAAGGTGCTGGTTTAGCCTTTGTCACTTTACCAGCTATTTTTACGAATATTCCATTTGGTTATATACTAAGTATTCTCTTCTTTTTCTTATTGACAATTGCGGCACTTACATCAGCTATATCCATGTTAGAGGTACCAGTTGCATTTCTGGAAGAAGAGACAAAGCTTTCAAGGAATCAAGGGACTTTATTAATATGTTTAGCAGCAGGGATTTTTGGACTACTCTGTTCATTATCTAATGGAGCAGTTAATATCACTGTTATGGGACAATCGTTGATGAGTTTTGCTGAATACTTATCATCCAATATTCTTTTACCTTTTGTAGGTCTACTAACAGCAATCTTTGTGGGATGGGCACTGCAAAAAAGAGTTATAGCTTCTGAGTTAAAATTGAAGCAAGAAAGTACAGCATATAATGTCTTTATGGGAATTCTGAAGTTTATTACACCAATAGCAATTATATTCGTATTTTTATATTCAATAGGTGTTATCTCCTTTTAGACATGAAATACCCCTAACAAACAAAAGATGGCTCCTCGTAAGAGGAGCCTTTAGTATATCATACTATGCGATTATTCTTTCGTCATGGAATTTTCGTGTTATTAATAAGAGAAGCAAAGTGCTAATAAGAAGACACCCTGATGTAGCAGCAATTAACTGAGTTGTTGTGAGTGTGAAAGTCAAAAAACCCTGTAATGCTAGAATGTTGCCATAAATAGGGATAAAAAACTTCCACATAGGCGGTGTAGTAATATTAGTTGTTGTTAAGACTGCCGACAAAACCACCACCATATAGCAAGGAGTTAAATAAGTATTAGCTTCTTTGACTGTTTTAGCAATTATGGATAGAAAGCACGTTAAAGTGACGAATAATGCAGCCATTGATAGTAACAGGATAGCTAATTGAATAATTTGAATAGGACCAAAATCTAAAGAAGCATAGGAAACATCACCGGCCATAAAAAAGCTATTGGAAAAAGGCATAGAAGCTATAATACCTATAAAAAGAGATGTAGCTCCTAAAAGTGAGATAATTCCTAAGCTAAGTACTTTACCTAAAGCTAAAGTATGGCGATCGATGGGCGATAATAACAAGGTAGCCATAGTACCCCTTTCCTTTTCTCCAGCTAACATATCTGTACCTACACTCATAGCACTTGCAAAGAGAAAAATTGCAATGAGCATGGGAAAGATAAAGCTTAAAGAGCGACCAGCTATTTCTTTTTCATCAGCTAAATCTACTTTTTCACCTCGCTGATTAACTTCAAAAGCATCTAAATAAGAGAGATTATCAAACCGAAAAGATAATAGATAATCTTCGTAGGCAGGTAAAATCTTATTTACTACCTTATTATAAGTATAAGTGGAGTAATTATTACTGGACAAATAGTAAGTCTGAATGTGGGGTGATTCTCTATCTTGGTATTGGGCTACATCAGCTTTAAATGTTGGGTCAAATACCATGACTAGATCTACTTTCTTATCTTTAATTTGATTTTGAAGTCCCATTAAATTTTCATCTAGATCTGCATAGATGAAAGTTATGTGATTATCCAAGTCTTCATCTTGCATAAATTCGGTGAATGAGCTTGGTGCATGGTGCAGAAGCACTGTTGACGGATATTCTTCAAAGGTATTATCTAAATTATTCATAAACGTACCCAGCATAGAATAAATGACGAATAGGCTTAATCCTGGTAACAAGAAAACAGAAAAAACAAGACGCTTATCTGTAAATACTCTACGCAGTTCTTTCTTTATGACTATTTTTAACATGATTCCACCGCCTTATTATAAAGTTGAAAAAAGGCTTCTTCTAAATTGTTTGTTTTGGTGTGGGTAAGAATCTCTTCTAGAGATCCAGTCAAATGAATAGAACCATTAATAATAACAGCAATGCGATCACAAAGTTTAGAAGCTACATCCATGATGTGTGTGGAAAGTATAATAGTCTTACCTTCTGCGCGTAGTTCTAATAAATAATCTGTTACGGTCTTTGCTGTGATAATATCAAGTCCATTTGTAGGTTCATCAAAGATAATAACAGATGGGTCGTGAATGAGGCTGATGGCGATAGAGGCTTTTTGCTTCATGCCTGTAGAAAGTTTTGAAATCTTTTTATCTTTAAATTCCCAGATACCTAACTTATTAAATAAAGTAGTTTTCCTTTCGGAAAGTTGTTGATCATTCATACCGTGAAGTTTACCAAAAAAATGAATAAGGTAGTTAGGGCTAAAATGATCATCTAACTTGATTTCATTAGTTAAAAAGCAGATATTTTGGCGGACAGATTTTGCATGAGCTACGGTATTAAAGTCATTGACTGTTATGGACCCCCTAGTCGGGGCCAATAGAGTTGAAATACATCTTAAGGTAGTCGTTTTGCCAGCACCATTAGGTCCCAATAAACCGAATATCTCATTATTAGAAACTTGAAAGGAGAGATTGTTTGTGGCAAGAATTTCATTAGTTTTGTTTTTTTTATTGGATTTGTATATTTTAGTTAGGTTATTGACTTGAACCAAGTGTTTTCCTCCTTTGTTAACATATTAAGTCCTCAAAGAACTTTAAATTTCATGTTGTAATGCATAATTAATTATCGAATCACATAAAAATTATACCATAAATTCCATTTTAATGATATAATTGATAATGGTATATGGTTTTTAGCTACTTACACATAGATAACCTCAATAAACCTTTTACTAGCAATGATGCTGTAACCTATTCGTAATATTTCAGAACAGAATTGTTAAGTTAAATATCATTCATGTAACTGGATTATTAAAATTATTTAAAGTAGATTACATATATTTTAAATTTAGTTTGTATTTTGATAAATAATGGTACATGATAATCATTTTATGGTAATATTTAAAATAGATATTTTACTAACTTTACATAGAAATATGCAAATATTTGGAGGTGGAGTTCATGAAAAAGAGAATACAAGCTCTGGGGATATTAATGGTTTTATTATGTATAAATATCATACCTGTAACTGCACAGGAATTGGATTTGAAATTAAGTATCGATGGCGACTACATAGAGTTTACAGATGAGTCAGGAAAACCTTATGTCGATAATAACGGCAGAACTCAAGTACCAGTGAGAATTGCAGCAGATAGTATCGGTGCTAAAGTTGAGTGGGATGGCAACAAAGAAGCTGTCATTTTGCAAAAAGATACGGTAACTGTCATGATTTTTATCGGAACAGATTATATCTATGTTGAAGGCGACAAAATAATGAATGATACAGTATCTACTGTGATTAATGGTAGAACCTATTTACCAATTAGAGTTGTTATGGAAGCTTTTGGATATACGGTTGGATGGGACCAAGAGACCTTCACTGTTTCCGCTAATTCTCCGGGATATGTTGAACCAGAAGAAAATGTATCTCAATACCCTGAATCTTTTGATGCAAGAACTGTTAGTAAGATGAGCCCAGTAAAGAATCAAGGAGATATCGGTGCGTGTTGGGCTTTTGCTGCTATGGGCGCTTTAGAAACTAGCTTAATGCCAGATATGCTCTACGATTTCTCAGAAGATCATATTAGTTTAAATCATGGCTATGCATTAACACAAGATCAAGGTGGCGATTATCAGATTGGCTTAGCTTATTTAACAGGTTGGAAGGGACCTATCCTAGAGGAACAGGATCCTTATGGAGATGGTGAAACAACAGAAGCAGAAGCTGTCGTACACCTTCAAGAAGCAATTTTTATCGATGACAAAGATTTTGATGGTATTAAGAAAGCTGTCATGGAATATGGAGCTGTACATACGTCAGTATATTCTCCAATTCTAAACGGTGACCAAAATTCCTTATATTATAATGAAGAAACCAATGCTATGTATAATTTCGATGACAATGTTCAAGACCACGATATTATCATAGTTGGGTGGGATGATAATTATCCACGAGATAAATTTAAAGTGAAGCCTAGTAAAGATGGAGCATTTATCTGCAAAAATAGCTGGGGTGAAGAGTTTGGTGAAGGTGGCTATTATTATGTTTCTTATGAAGATACTCACATAGGTACCCATAATGTAATCTACACTCGCATTGATAGTAATGATAACTATGATAATATATATCAGTATGACGAATTAGGATGGGTTTCAAAAATTGGCTATGAAAATGGTTCTGAGGATAAGGCGATGGCCGCAAATGTATATACTGCAAGTAATGAAGAAATCTTAGAAGCTATTAGCTTTTATAGTTTTACGAAGAATGGTAGTTATAAATTATATGTTGTGGAGGATTTCGTAGACACAAAAAGTTTTGATGATAAAGTATTCTTAACAGAAGGTACTCTAGAGGAACCAGGTTATTATACAATTGATCTTCCTGTAGATGTTAATTTATCAAAGGGAGAACGCTATGCTGTAGTGCTAGAGATCAATTCTCCAGGATTAAAGCATCCTATAGCTATCGAAGTATCAAATCAACTCTTATACACAGATGAAATAGAAGTTAATCCCGGTGAAAGTTTTATCAGTTACAGTGGTAAAAATTGGCAGGATGCAGGTAAAGATAATAATGTTAATGTATGTATAAAGGCATTTACTAATAACGTTGAATGATGAACAATGGAAAGCATCGAAGGAGTTCGGTGCTTTTTGGTTGCTATTCCTTGTGAATAGCTTTATAATGGAAGTATTAATTAAGAGAATTTCATAATAACCTTTTATTGTCTTTCCAAAGAACACAAACTTCTAGATTAAGAAGTAGCGGAGCGGAATTTTGTTTTACGATAAGTTGTATTCTATTATTATGAAAACTCTCAATTAGTAATTAATAAATATTACAGATATAACTTGATGGGTATATCGTAATTAGATGTAAGGGGAGATATTATGACAGGTCAAGAAAGACGACGCCTGATCATCGAAATCTTATTATCCTCCAAAGATCCTATACCTGGATATAAACTGGCTGATGAATTTAACGTAAGTCGGCAGGTGATTGTACAGGATATTGCCTTATTAAGAGCTGAAAGAAACAATATTATGGCCACGTCAAGAGGGTATCTGATCTACTCCAACCATAACAATCTGAAGAAGAGAGTTGTGGCAACGAATCACAATTCTAATAAAATTGAGGAAGAATTAAGAATAGTTGTGGATTATGGAGGACGACTCTTAAACGTCATAATCGAACATGATGTATATGGTGATATCAAGGCAGATTTGATGATTGAGACCGAAAACGATATAAAGAATTTTCTTACTAAAATGAAGGAAAATAAAGCTCTACCGTTAATGGCTTTAACAAATGGTGAACATTATCATACTATTGAAGCAAAAAATGATAAGATATTGGACATTATCGAGAAGGAGTTAAATAATCTATAACATACTTGCTTATACTAAGTAAGTATGTTATTATTAGACTACCAACTGACAAGACAGATGACAATGCTAAACCGTTTGGAGGTTTTTAAGGTGGATAATAAAAATATATTTAAAAAATTCATAGACCGTTATTTTATAAAAGGTCTTTCAGGTATGGCTCTTGGTCTCTTTTCAACACTAATAGTTGGACTTATTATTAAACAGATAGGTTTACTTTTAGGAGATAGTGAATTAGGGGCTATTTTAATAGGAATTGGAAGTATAGCCTCAGTAGCCACAGGGGTGGGGATAGGTGTTGGTGTTGCTAATGCGTTAAAAGCTCCTCAGCTTATTATATATTCCTCTGCTGTTACAGGATTAATAGGAGCCTATGCTAGCAAGTTTATTACTGAAGCCATGTTTGCTGATAGTGGTATTTTATTAATAGGTCCAGGGGATCCTTTAGGAGCATTTATAGCGGTGGTGATAGGTGTAGAAGTCGGACGCCTTGTAGCAGGAAAGACAAGTTTGGATATAGTCCTTACCCCTATTGTTACTATTTTATCTGGTGCTACTATCGGTTTGATTGTAGGACCACCAATTTCAAGCTTTATGACAAGTTTGGGCAATTTTATAGGATGGGCAACGGAGCTCCGTCCATTTAGTATGGGGATTATTGTATCTACAACTATGGGGATTTTTCTAACATTACCTATTAGTTCTGCAGCTATTTCAATTATCCTTGGATTAAATGGTCTAGCAGCTGGTGCGGCCACTGTGGGATGTGCTTCCCAAATGGTTGGTTTTGCAGTTGCAAGTTATCGAGAAAATAAAGTGAATGGACTTGTGGCTCAAGGTCTAGGAACATCCATGCTTCAAATACCGAATATAGTCAAGAATCCACGGGTATGGATACCGCCTATTATAACTAGTGCAATTTTAGGTCCCGTTTCAACTATGGTTTTTCAAATGGAGAATAATGCGGCTGGTGGAGGTATGGGAACCTCAGGTTTAGTAGGGCAAATAATGACTTACCAGACCATGTCAGGTAGCGAATCTGGTTTAATACTTATTATAAAAATTTTATTATTACATTTTGTATTACCAGCAATCCTAACATTAATTATCTCAGAATTCATGCGTAAAAGACAGTGGATTAAATATGGTGATATGAAATTGAACGTATAAAAAGATGGCGTAAGCCATCTTTTCTTTATAGTGTAAGAAAGAGCTGCGTTTTGCTTATAAAAGCAATGAGGCATCGAACCTCATTACTTTTGATACATTTCATTACATGAAATGATCATGCAAGGTACCATACTTTCTTGCACATACTTGGTGATGTAGGGAACACTCATGTAATTGTGTAACACAAAGTGAAATGAACATTAGTTATTTATCCAAGAAATGGAGACTTAATTTGCTTCATAAATTTCTTCTTTAGCTATACTCATCTCTTTATGATATTTCCATAGTGCAGACTTAATAGCAAAGACTATAAAGTCTGCCATTTTCATAACAAGACTTAAGCGCGTATTCT
Coding sequences within it:
- a CDS encoding glucose-6-phosphate isomerase, with product MSKRFEDQTWKESMRLRMDFNNMMADFVGEHGIKEEDIVAIQEKIEIAEASMKEKRANGDMDWRDLPYNQAEVVADIKAYADVVKDKFDAFVVLGIGGSALGPIAVQQAINHPFFNELSKEDRGGFPRFYVADNVDPENLSYLFDIIDVEKTLFNVISKSGSTSETMSQFMIIEDMLKERLGDSYKENIVCTTDAKNGNLRPMADKEGYKSFVIPAGVGGRFSELTPVGLLPAAMAGIDIEELLAGAAYMDELCKIEDTFKNPGSMYGILSYLAMEQDKNIQVMMPYADSLKYIADWFAQLWAESLGKKFNNNGDAVNVGQTPVKALGATDQHSQVQLYAEGPFDKMTVFIGVDEYNKSLRIPKVYGDIPSLGFLGGTTQDQLIKTEQMATEYALMKQGKMNMTLTLPKVNEFTLGQLLYLFEVTTAFAGELMDINAFDQPGVEEGKNATYAMFGRPGYEDKKAELDARPEKNSKFMM
- a CDS encoding sodium-dependent transporter, whose product is MSKRDKFTSKIGIIAAVAGSAIGLGNIWRFPYITGKYGGASFLIVYLICIMLVGLPVMLSEFIIGRHTGKNTVGAFKELAPGRPWFLSGWLGLFASVITLGFYSVVAGWGVKYIIMSLFNNFSGKDISNLGIAFDDFVTSGLDPVFWQLLFILFTGAIVVLGVKNGIEKFSKILMPIFFILLCILVVNAFTLEGAKEGLAFLFKPDFNQLTMEAIFVALGHSFFTLSLGMGTMITYGSYISKEEDLTKTALQVIVADTGVAILAGVAIFPAVFTFGIDPGEGAGLAFVTLPAIFTNIPFGYILSILFFFLLTIAALTSAISMLEVPVAFLEEETKLSRNQGTLLICLAAGIFGLLCSLSNGAVNITVMGQSLMSFAEYLSSNILLPFVGLLTAIFVGWALQKRVIASELKLKQESTAYNVFMGILKFITPIAIIFVFLYSIGVISF
- a CDS encoding ABC transporter permease, yielding MLKIVIKKELRRVFTDKRLVFSVFLLPGLSLFVIYSMLGTFMNNLDNTFEEYPSTVLLHHAPSSFTEFMQDEDLDNHITFIYADLDENLMGLQNQIKDKKVDLVMVFDPTFKADVAQYQDRESPHIQTYYLSSNNYSTYTYNKVVNKILPAYEDYLLSFRFDNLSYLDAFEVNQRGEKVDLADEKEIAGRSLSFIFPMLIAIFLFASAMSVGTDMLAGEKERGTMATLLLSPIDRHTLALGKVLSLGIISLLGATSLFIGIIASMPFSNSFFMAGDVSYASLDFGPIQIIQLAILLLSMAALFVTLTCFLSIIAKTVKEANTYLTPCYMVVVLSAVLTTTNITTPPMWKFFIPIYGNILALQGFLTFTLTTTQLIAATSGCLLISTLLLLLITRKFHDERIIA
- a CDS encoding ABC transporter ATP-binding protein; its protein translation is MVQVNNLTKIYKSNKKNKTNEILATNNLSFQVSNNEIFGLLGPNGAGKTTTLRCISTLLAPTRGSITVNDFNTVAHAKSVRQNICFLTNEIKLDDHFSPNYLIHFFGKLHGMNDQQLSERKTTLFNKLGIWEFKDKKISKLSTGMKQKASIAISLIHDPSVIIFDEPTNGLDIITAKTVTDYLLELRAEGKTIILSTHIMDVASKLCDRIAVIINGSIHLTGSLEEILTHTKTNNLEEAFFQLYNKAVESC
- a CDS encoding lectin like domain-containing protein, whose protein sequence is MKKRIQALGILMVLLCINIIPVTAQELDLKLSIDGDYIEFTDESGKPYVDNNGRTQVPVRIAADSIGAKVEWDGNKEAVILQKDTVTVMIFIGTDYIYVEGDKIMNDTVSTVINGRTYLPIRVVMEAFGYTVGWDQETFTVSANSPGYVEPEENVSQYPESFDARTVSKMSPVKNQGDIGACWAFAAMGALETSLMPDMLYDFSEDHISLNHGYALTQDQGGDYQIGLAYLTGWKGPILEEQDPYGDGETTEAEAVVHLQEAIFIDDKDFDGIKKAVMEYGAVHTSVYSPILNGDQNSLYYNEETNAMYNFDDNVQDHDIIIVGWDDNYPRDKFKVKPSKDGAFICKNSWGEEFGEGGYYYVSYEDTHIGTHNVIYTRIDSNDNYDNIYQYDELGWVSKIGYENGSEDKAMAANVYTASNEEILEAISFYSFTKNGSYKLYVVEDFVDTKSFDDKVFLTEGTLEEPGYYTIDLPVDVNLSKGERYAVVLEINSPGLKHPIAIEVSNQLLYTDEIEVNPGESFISYSGKNWQDAGKDNNVNVCIKAFTNNVE
- a CDS encoding transcription repressor NadR; the encoded protein is MTGQERRRLIIEILLSSKDPIPGYKLADEFNVSRQVIVQDIALLRAERNNIMATSRGYLIYSNHNNLKKRVVATNHNSNKIEEELRIVVDYGGRLLNVIIEHDVYGDIKADLMIETENDIKNFLTKMKENKALPLMALTNGEHYHTIEAKNDKILDIIEKELNNL
- a CDS encoding PTS transporter subunit IIC, translated to MDNKNIFKKFIDRYFIKGLSGMALGLFSTLIVGLIIKQIGLLLGDSELGAILIGIGSIASVATGVGIGVGVANALKAPQLIIYSSAVTGLIGAYASKFITEAMFADSGILLIGPGDPLGAFIAVVIGVEVGRLVAGKTSLDIVLTPIVTILSGATIGLIVGPPISSFMTSLGNFIGWATELRPFSMGIIVSTTMGIFLTLPISSAAISIILGLNGLAAGAATVGCASQMVGFAVASYRENKVNGLVAQGLGTSMLQIPNIVKNPRVWIPPIITSAILGPVSTMVFQMENNAAGGGMGTSGLVGQIMTYQTMSGSESGLILIIKILLLHFVLPAILTLIISEFMRKRQWIKYGDMKLNV